From Pirellulales bacterium, a single genomic window includes:
- a CDS encoding MFS transporter — MKSDATTPQPDTSFSLPVRYLVLGWLCLAAALAYGQRMLLGLCATLVQGELALSDESMGWVLGAFFITYAVFQIPGGWLASRWGSRAALAFVVAGCSLAATCTGAAIGLVTLLVLRLAAGAAQAGIFPAATSSIAHWFPRTERAVASGQLTGFMSAGGAGALALGGWLLQDQFLGWRAVYVMIGLPGIVWAVGFYLWFRNHPEEHRSVSMAELATIRGSESGALPVHQRETLPTEPTPWLALARSKAMWLIAWQQFFRAAGYALFASWFPKYLQKVYGASIETAGALTSVALVAVVVGSVGGGAFSDWLLARTGSRRGSRKITAIVTMLTCASFFLAAGYAPNTKIVTVLIAAAALFGAIAGPVAYAITIDMGGRHVPTVFSIMNMSGNIGAAAFPVVVGILVERTGRWEWVPAFVAGIYVVGSLGWMLLDTNGTVFDRDDVVAP; from the coding sequence ATGAAATCCGACGCCACGACGCCACAGCCCGATACAAGCTTCTCGCTGCCGGTCCGTTATCTGGTGTTGGGCTGGTTATGCCTGGCTGCGGCACTGGCCTATGGCCAACGCATGCTATTGGGGTTATGCGCCACGCTCGTGCAAGGCGAGCTGGCGCTGTCGGACGAATCGATGGGCTGGGTGTTGGGCGCGTTTTTTATCACCTACGCCGTGTTTCAGATTCCTGGCGGCTGGTTAGCGAGTCGTTGGGGAAGTCGCGCGGCGCTGGCGTTCGTTGTCGCCGGTTGCTCGCTGGCCGCCACGTGCACTGGGGCGGCCATTGGGCTAGTGACACTTTTGGTGCTGCGATTGGCCGCTGGGGCCGCGCAGGCTGGCATTTTCCCCGCGGCTACTTCGTCGATCGCCCATTGGTTTCCTCGCACCGAGCGAGCCGTTGCGAGCGGCCAGCTGACAGGATTCATGTCGGCCGGCGGGGCGGGCGCGCTCGCCCTGGGGGGCTGGCTGTTGCAGGATCAGTTCCTCGGCTGGCGCGCCGTCTACGTGATGATCGGCTTGCCGGGAATCGTGTGGGCCGTGGGGTTTTACCTGTGGTTTCGCAATCACCCTGAAGAGCATCGCAGCGTGAGCATGGCCGAGCTGGCCACGATCCGCGGATCGGAATCCGGCGCGTTGCCTGTGCACCAGCGGGAGACATTGCCGACGGAACCGACCCCGTGGTTGGCGCTGGCGCGTAGCAAAGCGATGTGGTTGATCGCGTGGCAGCAATTTTTTCGCGCCGCCGGCTACGCACTCTTTGCCAGCTGGTTTCCCAAATATTTGCAAAAGGTGTACGGCGCGTCGATCGAGACAGCCGGCGCGCTGACCAGCGTTGCGCTGGTGGCGGTGGTGGTGGGCTCAGTCGGCGGCGGCGCATTCTCCGATTGGCTGCTGGCACGCACGGGCAGCCGCCGCGGCAGCCGTAAGATAACGGCCATCGTCACAATGCTGACTTGTGCGAGTTTTTTCCTGGCTGCCGGCTATGCGCCTAACACCAAGATTGTCACAGTCTTGATCGCAGCCGCGGCACTATTTGGCGCGATCGCCGGGCCGGTGGCTTACGCTATTACGATTGATATGGGAGGTCGCCATGTCCCCACCGTTTTCAGCATCATGAACATGTCTGGCAACATCGGCGCGGCGGCCTTTCCTGTGGTGGTCGGTATTCTGGTCGAACGAACCGGGCGCTGGGAATGGGTGCCGGCATTCGTGGCCGGCATCTACGTCGTCGGGTCGCTCGGCTGGATGCTGTTGGACACGAACGGAACGGTGTTCGACCGAGATGATGTCGTGGCGCCGTAA